A single region of the Solwaraspora sp. WMMD791 genome encodes:
- a CDS encoding diacylglycerol kinase family protein: MRTKQELSDAIRRQRRAVLIVNAKSRRGRQLYSDARQRLTAAGFDLLATYPVDEPGELERNLDEAVGLAPDLLVAGGGDGTIGAAARLLAHRDIALGLLPLGTTNNFARTLGIPLDLDAAVGVITEGKVIDVDLGLAGDLPFANHVGIGLSADVMLRTPPRLKRMVGKLAYPATAAALMARHRPLRVSVRAEGRTREFTTHQLYVANGGHQAGRPITADANADDRLLVAYPVGGPTRRSLLGATVRNAATGHRRTLRHDPFLAVGELLVETDRPARVEIDGELSGETPVRLRVDANALRVMAAADVVDR, translated from the coding sequence GTGCGGACCAAGCAGGAGCTCAGTGACGCCATCCGGCGGCAGCGGCGGGCGGTGCTGATCGTCAACGCCAAGTCGCGGCGGGGTCGGCAGCTCTACAGCGACGCCCGGCAGCGGCTGACCGCCGCCGGCTTCGACCTGCTGGCGACGTACCCGGTCGACGAGCCAGGTGAACTGGAACGCAACCTCGACGAGGCGGTCGGGCTGGCCCCGGACCTGCTGGTCGCCGGTGGCGGGGACGGCACGATCGGGGCCGCCGCCCGGCTGCTCGCCCACCGCGACATCGCGCTCGGGCTGCTGCCGCTGGGCACCACCAACAACTTCGCCCGCACCCTGGGCATCCCGCTCGACCTCGACGCGGCCGTCGGCGTCATCACCGAGGGCAAGGTGATCGACGTCGATCTTGGTCTCGCCGGTGACCTACCGTTCGCCAACCACGTCGGCATCGGGCTGTCCGCCGACGTGATGCTGCGTACTCCGCCCCGGCTCAAACGGATGGTCGGCAAACTGGCCTACCCGGCGACGGCGGCGGCGTTGATGGCCCGGCACCGGCCGCTGCGGGTCAGCGTCCGCGCCGAGGGCCGGACCCGCGAATTCACCACCCATCAGCTGTACGTCGCCAACGGCGGTCACCAGGCGGGGCGGCCGATCACCGCCGACGCCAACGCCGACGACCGGCTGCTGGTGGCGTACCCGGTCGGTGGGCCGACCCGCCGCAGCCTGTTGGGCGCGACGGTGCGCAACGCCGCGACCGGCCATCGCCGGACGCTGCGCCACGACCCGTTCCTCGCGGTCGGCGAACTGCTGGTGGAGACCGACCGGCCGGCGCGGGTCGAGATCGACGGCGAGCTGTCGGGTGAGACGCCGGTACGGCTGCGGGTCGACGCCAACGCGTTGCGGGTGATGGCGGCGGCCGACGTCGTCGACCGGTGA
- a CDS encoding serine/threonine protein phosphatase, whose protein sequence is MPDHTGMEVADVRRHPIDRLARDRTVTTWLGGLDETELCGLLTDATALGTGIGGTTASIDVAGGPVFVKRVPLTDLELRVEHHGCTRNLFELPTFYQYGVGSAGFGAWRELAAHRTVSEWVRQGRSASFPLLHHWRILPVRPEPMEPTSIDTWVLRWGGHPAIRRRLTAISAAPASLVLFMEHVGHRLDRWLAARSATGGSSAAAAYAMVDRSLESTTRLLAEHDFVHFDAHMHNLLTDGHEIYVADFGLAAHADFDLDPAEYAFLRRHCHYDRCYTATHLVFAVIGNALREPWPACLDYLRSRPGDDHPRLPPEAVTLIRRYTAIATIMGGFWQAVIRDRTAPYPADALADALAAASASPA, encoded by the coding sequence ATGCCGGACCACACAGGAATGGAGGTCGCGGACGTCAGGCGGCATCCGATCGACCGGCTGGCCCGCGACCGTACCGTCACGACCTGGCTCGGTGGTCTCGACGAGACCGAGCTGTGCGGTCTGCTGACCGACGCGACGGCGCTCGGCACCGGGATCGGCGGCACGACGGCGTCGATCGACGTGGCCGGCGGCCCGGTGTTCGTCAAACGCGTCCCCCTGACCGACCTCGAGTTGCGCGTCGAACACCACGGCTGCACCCGCAACCTGTTCGAGCTGCCGACCTTCTACCAGTACGGCGTGGGATCCGCCGGGTTCGGTGCGTGGCGTGAGCTGGCCGCCCACCGGACCGTGTCGGAGTGGGTGCGGCAAGGCAGGTCGGCAAGTTTCCCGCTGCTGCACCACTGGCGGATCCTGCCGGTACGCCCGGAACCAATGGAACCCACATCGATCGACACGTGGGTCTTGCGGTGGGGCGGCCACCCGGCGATCCGCCGCCGGCTGACCGCGATCAGCGCCGCGCCGGCCAGCCTGGTCCTGTTCATGGAGCACGTCGGACACCGGCTGGACCGTTGGCTGGCAGCGCGGTCGGCGACAGGTGGATCTTCCGCCGCAGCCGCTTACGCGATGGTCGATCGGTCACTGGAAAGCACCACCCGACTACTCGCTGAGCATGACTTCGTGCATTTCGACGCGCACATGCACAACCTGCTGACCGACGGCCACGAGATCTACGTCGCCGATTTCGGCCTGGCCGCGCACGCCGACTTCGACCTCGATCCGGCCGAGTACGCCTTCCTGCGGCGACACTGCCACTACGACCGCTGCTACACCGCCACTCATCTCGTCTTCGCGGTCATCGGCAACGCGTTGCGGGAGCCCTGGCCGGCGTGTCTGGACTACCTTCGGTCGCGGCCGGGTGACGACCATCCACGGCTGCCGCCGGAGGCCGTCACACTGATCCGGCGCTACACCGCGATCGCGACCATCATGGGTGGGTTCTGGCAGGCCGTGATCCGCGACCGGACCGCGCCCTACCCGGCCGACGCGCTGGCCGACGCGCTCGCGGCGGCATCGGCGTCGCCGGCCTGA
- a CDS encoding GNAT family N-acetyltransferase — MRADDIWNDETARHYDTPGTGMFAAETLEPTVDRLVALADGGPALEFAVGTGRVAVPLAARGVPVTGIELSRPMVRQLRTKATEQQIPVIVGDMATATAPGRYRLVYLVYNTISNLLSQADQVACFRNAARHLVPGGRFVVELEVPQLRTLPPGREATVFHADDSYVGLDTYDLLSQHLVSHHFRIDDKGQVSLFRSPHRYVWPAEMDLMAQLAGFELESRHADWSGAEFTAESPAHVSVYRLPGGDTSAGPATASADTATPPTTVSAAPAGLQPDYPVRTERLLLRPLTAADVDDLLSYRSRPEVCRYVPFTPMTRDDVVSRLATMWANTGLTDEGQALTLGIEVAATGRLIGDVVLFWHSRAQRGGEIGYVVHPDASGQGYATEAARAVLGLGFDQLGLHRIVARIDERNTPSARLARRLGMRQEARLVRNDFFKGEWSTELDFAMLAEEWPAYRDGGTSVRT, encoded by the coding sequence ATGCGGGCAGACGACATCTGGAACGACGAGACGGCCCGGCACTACGACACCCCCGGCACCGGCATGTTCGCCGCCGAAACGCTCGAACCCACCGTGGACCGGCTGGTCGCCCTGGCCGACGGTGGCCCGGCGCTGGAGTTCGCCGTCGGCACCGGTCGGGTCGCGGTGCCGCTGGCTGCCCGAGGGGTGCCGGTGACCGGCATCGAGCTGTCCCGGCCGATGGTGCGACAGCTGCGGACGAAGGCGACCGAGCAGCAGATCCCGGTGATCGTCGGCGACATGGCGACCGCCACCGCGCCGGGCAGGTACCGGCTCGTCTACCTCGTCTACAACACCATCTCCAACCTGCTCAGCCAGGCCGATCAGGTCGCCTGCTTCCGCAACGCCGCCCGTCATCTCGTCCCCGGTGGCCGGTTCGTCGTCGAACTCGAGGTGCCGCAGCTGCGTACGCTGCCGCCGGGCAGGGAGGCCACCGTCTTCCACGCCGACGACAGCTACGTCGGCCTGGACACCTACGACCTGCTCAGCCAGCATCTGGTGTCGCACCACTTCCGGATCGACGACAAGGGCCAGGTGAGCCTGTTCCGCAGCCCGCACCGCTACGTCTGGCCGGCCGAGATGGACCTGATGGCGCAGCTGGCCGGCTTCGAGCTGGAGTCCCGGCACGCCGACTGGTCGGGTGCCGAGTTCACCGCCGAGTCACCCGCCCACGTCTCCGTCTACCGCCTGCCCGGCGGCGACACGTCGGCTGGACCCGCGACCGCGTCGGCCGACACCGCGACTCCGCCGACGACCGTGTCGGCGGCGCCCGCCGGCCTGCAACCCGACTATCCGGTCCGTACCGAGCGGCTGCTGCTGCGGCCGCTGACCGCCGCCGACGTCGACGACCTGCTGAGCTACCGCAGCCGGCCGGAGGTCTGCCGGTACGTGCCGTTCACACCGATGACCCGCGACGACGTCGTCTCCCGGCTGGCGACGATGTGGGCGAACACCGGACTGACCGACGAAGGTCAGGCGCTCACCCTCGGCATCGAGGTCGCCGCGACCGGCCGACTGATCGGCGACGTGGTGCTCTTCTGGCACAGCCGCGCGCAGCGCGGCGGGGAGATCGGGTACGTCGTACACCCCGACGCCAGCGGGCAGGGTTATGCCACCGAGGCCGCCCGTGCCGTGCTCGGCCTGGGTTTCGACCAGCTCGGCCTGCACCGCATCGTCGCCCGGATCGACGAACGCAACACACCGTCGGCCCGGCTCGCGCGACGCCTGGGCATGCGTCAGGAGGCCCGGCTGGTGCGCAACGACTTCTTCAAAGGCGAATGGAGTACGGAGCTCGACTTCGCGATGCTCGCCGAGGAGTGGCCGGCGTACCGTGACGGAGGGACATCCGTACGGACCTGA
- a CDS encoding trans-aconitate 2-methyltransferase, with protein MWDPAAYLRFTDHRSRPFDDLLARVAVDDPATVVDLGCGPGTLTVRLLDRWPAATVTGLDSSAEMIAAARALGSPVRFDVADVTGWDPDPDLDLVVCNAVLQWVPGHPALLTRWADRLPPGAVLAFAVPGNFDAPSHQAIRAVAADPRWRDRLPTIRGGDVVLDPAGYAVRLLRSGCLVDAWETTYLHLLPAADDDPAAHPVLAWVEGTAARPVRTALGDAEWATFRRLLGQELASRYPVRDGMVFFPFRRVFVVATRRPQPSVGRAR; from the coding sequence ATGTGGGACCCGGCCGCCTACCTGCGCTTCACCGACCACCGTTCCCGCCCCTTCGACGACCTGCTGGCCAGGGTCGCCGTCGACGACCCGGCCACCGTCGTCGACCTTGGCTGCGGTCCGGGCACCCTGACCGTACGCCTGCTCGACCGCTGGCCCGCCGCCACGGTGACCGGCCTGGACTCCTCCGCCGAGATGATCGCCGCCGCCCGCGCGCTCGGATCCCCGGTGCGCTTCGACGTCGCCGACGTCACCGGCTGGGACCCTGACCCGGACCTCGACCTGGTGGTCTGCAACGCCGTGCTCCAATGGGTCCCCGGGCATCCCGCGCTGCTGACCCGGTGGGCGGACCGGCTGCCCCCCGGCGCCGTACTCGCCTTCGCGGTGCCCGGCAACTTCGACGCCCCGTCGCATCAGGCGATCCGCGCCGTGGCGGCGGACCCGAGGTGGCGCGACCGGCTGCCCACCATCCGGGGCGGCGACGTGGTGCTGGACCCCGCCGGGTACGCCGTGCGGCTGCTGCGCTCGGGCTGCCTGGTGGACGCGTGGGAGACCACGTACCTGCATCTGCTGCCCGCCGCCGACGACGACCCGGCGGCGCATCCGGTGCTGGCGTGGGTCGAAGGAACGGCGGCGCGGCCGGTGCGCACCGCGCTCGGTGACGCCGAGTGGGCGACGTTCCGTCGGCTGCTGGGGCAGGAGTTGGCGAGCCGGTACCCGGTCCGCGACGGCATGGTCTTCTTCCCGTTCCGGCGGGTGTTCGTCGTGGCGACGCGGCGGCCTCAGCCATCTGTCGGACGGGCCCGCTAA
- a CDS encoding MmcQ/YjbR family DNA-binding protein, with amino-acid sequence MADADDVRRLATALPQVVEIDSDGFDFRVGGKGFIWSYPERQPGRPRVIRTDIAVLYVGDEAEKQALLLGEPDLFFTTPSYDGLPLVMLRLERVDVDRLAELVTDAWRMRAPDGVDQLPA; translated from the coding sequence ATGGCAGACGCCGACGACGTCCGCCGGCTGGCGACGGCGTTACCGCAGGTGGTCGAGATCGACAGCGACGGCTTCGACTTCCGGGTCGGCGGCAAGGGTTTCATCTGGTCCTATCCGGAGCGCCAGCCGGGCCGGCCCCGGGTCATCCGCACCGACATCGCCGTGCTCTACGTCGGCGACGAGGCCGAGAAGCAGGCCCTGCTGCTCGGCGAGCCCGACCTGTTCTTCACCACCCCCAGCTACGACGGACTGCCGTTGGTGATGCTCCGGCTGGAACGCGTCGACGTCGACCGGCTCGCCGAACTGGTCACCGACGCCTGGCGGATGCGCGCCCCGGACGGGGTGGATCAGCTCCCCGCCTGA
- a CDS encoding nitroreductase/quinone reductase family protein, with amino-acid sequence MGQQGQRRPLLARVAARFNRHVLRLRSSRRWGRLVQRRITVVTYTGRRSGRTFSTPVSYRRAGDTVTISVKLPDVKNWWRNFTGDGGPISLHFDGVEHPGHAVARRDDRGRVTVTVALDS; translated from the coding sequence GTGGGGCAGCAGGGACAGCGGCGGCCGCTCCTGGCGCGCGTCGCCGCCCGGTTCAACCGGCATGTTCTGCGGTTGCGGTCGTCGCGCCGGTGGGGTCGGCTGGTCCAGCGGCGCATCACAGTCGTCACCTACACCGGGCGCCGGTCGGGCCGCACGTTCAGCACTCCGGTCAGCTACCGGCGCGCGGGCGACACCGTCACCATCAGCGTCAAGCTGCCGGACGTGAAGAACTGGTGGCGCAACTTCACCGGCGACGGCGGCCCGATCTCACTGCACTTCGACGGCGTCGAGCACCCCGGGCACGCCGTCGCCCGCCGCGACGACCGGGGCCGGGTCACGGTCACCGTCGCCCTGGACAGCTGA
- a CDS encoding ABC transporter permease subunit, with product MIARTVVTVAALTLREAARRRVLRSLALLTAVLLGLSAWGFSRIDAEFGGLTSGESKLVAAMVLNLVMFGLSLIAALGTAFLAGPTVAGETESGMALAVLARPVHRSAVLVGKWLGLVVFGAGFVALAGSAQLLIVRAALGYWPPRPVAGLALLAAQAVVLLTLGLLLSTAVSPMASGIVAVGLFGAGWVAGVIGGVGQAIGNDSVARIGAVSQMLLPTDGLWRGAMNSFQDPTLLMQFGQAFEGHPFLSAAPLTTTYVAWVGLWTMLLLGLAAMVFQRRDQ from the coding sequence ATGATCGCTCGTACGGTGGTGACCGTCGCCGCCCTCACTCTGCGCGAGGCCGCCCGACGGCGGGTGCTGCGCTCGTTGGCCCTGCTGACCGCGGTGCTCCTCGGTCTCAGTGCCTGGGGATTCTCCCGGATCGACGCCGAGTTCGGCGGCCTGACCAGCGGCGAGTCCAAGCTGGTCGCCGCGATGGTGCTCAACCTGGTGATGTTCGGCCTGAGTCTGATCGCCGCGCTCGGTACGGCGTTCCTCGCCGGACCCACCGTCGCCGGGGAGACCGAGTCAGGGATGGCGCTGGCGGTGCTGGCCCGCCCGGTACACCGGTCGGCGGTGCTGGTCGGCAAGTGGCTCGGCCTGGTGGTGTTCGGTGCCGGCTTCGTCGCGCTGGCCGGTTCCGCCCAGCTGCTGATCGTCCGGGCCGCCCTCGGCTACTGGCCGCCCCGGCCGGTGGCCGGCCTGGCGCTGCTCGCCGCCCAGGCCGTCGTCCTGCTGACCCTCGGCCTGCTGCTGTCCACCGCCGTCTCACCGATGGCGTCGGGGATCGTCGCGGTCGGCCTGTTCGGTGCCGGCTGGGTCGCGGGCGTGATCGGCGGGGTCGGGCAGGCGATCGGCAACGACAGTGTGGCGCGGATCGGAGCGGTGTCGCAGATGCTGCTGCCGACCGATGGACTGTGGCGCGGGGCGATGAACTCCTTCCAGGACCCCACCCTGCTGATGCAGTTCGGGCAGGCGTTCGAGGGTCATCCGTTCCTCAGCGCCGCACCGCTGACCACGACGTACGTCGCCTGGGTCGGTCTGTGGACCATGCTGCTCCTCGGCCTGGCCGCGATGGTGTTCCAGCGCCGGGATCAGTGA
- a CDS encoding ABC transporter ATP-binding protein: protein MTGAAARDAARQLLAELPPAPAVWCSGLRKRYRRRTAVDGVSFTVGRGEVVGLLGPNGAGKTSVIKMLLGLVRPDAGEVLLLGQPARDPRARARVGYLPELFRYQPWLTAAEVLSLHVRLAGVAVPAGERRECLALVGLGDRADDRVGGFSKGMQQRLGLAVALVARPELVVLDEPTSALDPIGRADVRDLLSALKARGVAVLLNSHLIGEVERVCDRVVILDQGRVAATGTLAELLGTRQLRLRLAQVGVPARDRLATLGRLTHDGDWFTVTLPGAPDGGGHDDNVVPDLVADLVRLGTRVHAVEQTRMSLEDRLLGILRTGAGEGVPR, encoded by the coding sequence ATGACCGGCGCGGCGGCCCGCGACGCCGCCCGACAGCTGCTCGCCGAGCTGCCACCGGCACCGGCGGTGTGGTGCTCCGGCCTTCGCAAACGCTACCGGCGGCGGACCGCCGTGGACGGGGTGTCCTTCACCGTCGGCCGCGGCGAGGTGGTCGGCCTGCTCGGACCGAACGGCGCCGGCAAGACCAGCGTCATCAAGATGCTGCTGGGTCTGGTCCGCCCCGACGCCGGGGAGGTGCTGCTCCTCGGGCAGCCGGCCCGCGACCCGCGCGCCCGCGCCCGCGTCGGTTACCTGCCGGAGCTGTTCCGCTATCAGCCGTGGTTGACCGCCGCCGAGGTGCTGAGCCTGCATGTCCGGCTGGCCGGCGTGGCGGTGCCGGCCGGTGAGCGACGGGAATGTCTGGCCCTGGTCGGGCTCGGTGACCGGGCCGACGACCGGGTGGGCGGCTTCTCCAAGGGTATGCAGCAACGCCTCGGTCTGGCAGTGGCCCTGGTGGCCCGCCCGGAACTGGTCGTCTTGGACGAGCCGACGAGCGCGCTGGACCCGATCGGCCGGGCCGACGTGCGGGACCTGCTGTCGGCGCTCAAGGCCCGTGGCGTCGCGGTCCTGCTCAACTCGCATCTCATCGGCGAGGTGGAGCGGGTCTGCGACCGGGTCGTCATCCTCGACCAGGGTCGGGTCGCCGCCACCGGCACCCTGGCGGAACTGCTCGGCACCCGGCAGCTGCGGCTGCGGCTGGCCCAGGTCGGCGTACCGGCCCGGGACCGGCTGGCCACGCTCGGCCGGCTGACCCACGACGGCGACTGGTTCACCGTCACGCTGCCCGGCGCGCCGGACGGCGGCGGGCACGACGACAACGTGGTGCCGGACCTCGTCGCCGATCTGGTCCGCCTCGGCACCCGGGTACACGCCGTCGAACAGACCCGGATGAGCCTGGAGGACCGGCTGTTGGGCATCCTGCGGACCGGCGCCGGCGAAGGAGTCCCACGATGA
- a CDS encoding sigma-70 family RNA polymerase sigma factor, with product MPTPPAPGAVRADLEQVFRSWYPQVVAVAARVLGRRDEAEDVAQEVFLAFGRSAVPVGAAAGWLSVAAAHTALNHIRAGRRRADREVAARGTDEMAADVADEVLALEDRRRVRAALARLPHRQAVALVLRHSGLSYAEVAAALDLSPGSVGTTVRRAESALREELNGHASSD from the coding sequence ATGCCGACACCGCCGGCACCGGGTGCCGTCCGGGCCGACCTCGAACAGGTCTTCCGGTCCTGGTATCCGCAGGTCGTCGCGGTCGCCGCCCGGGTCCTGGGACGCCGGGACGAGGCCGAGGACGTCGCCCAGGAGGTCTTCCTCGCCTTCGGTCGTTCCGCGGTGCCGGTGGGGGCGGCGGCCGGTTGGTTGTCCGTCGCCGCCGCGCACACCGCGCTCAACCACATCCGGGCCGGCCGGCGCCGGGCCGACCGTGAGGTGGCCGCACGCGGCACTGACGAGATGGCCGCCGACGTCGCCGACGAGGTGCTGGCCCTCGAAGACCGCCGCCGGGTCCGCGCCGCACTGGCCCGGCTGCCGCACCGGCAGGCGGTGGCGCTGGTGCTGCGGCACAGCGGCCTCAGCTACGCCGAGGTCGCGGCAGCTCTCGATCTTTCCCCCGGCAGCGTCGGCACCACGGTACGGCGCGCCGAGTCCGCCCTACGGGAGGAGTTGAACGGTCATGCGTCATCCGACTGA
- a CDS encoding excinuclease ABC subunit UvrA, translated as MSSGPTPAVPHVADRHDMIRVHGARENNLRNIDVELPKRRLTVFTGVSGSGKSSLVFGTIAAESQRLINETYSAFVQGFMPTQSRPDVDVLDGLTTAIIVDQERMGGDARSTVGTATDANAMLRILFSRLGQPQIGPPSAFSFNVASVRGSGAITVDRGANSKAVKATYSRLGGMCPRCEGRGTVTDFDLTALYDDSKSINEGALTIPGFSTEGWYARIYAGSGFLDPDKPISRFTKKELDALLYKEPTRIKVDNINVTYEGLIPRIQKSFLAKDVDAMQPHIRAFVERAITFTTCPECAGTRLTEAARSSKIGGISIADACRMQISDLAEWVRGLSEPSVAPLLASLRHTLDSFVEIGLGYLSLDRPSGTLSGGEAQRTKMIRHLGSSLTDVTYVFDEPTIGLHPHDIARMNDLLLRLRDKGNTVLVVEHKPETIAIADHVVDLGPGAGTAGGQVVFEGTVDGLRASGTLTGRHLDDRATLKEKVRIPTGTLAVRGAKANNLRDVDVDIPLGVLVVVTGVAGSGKSSLIHGSIPPGEGVVSIDQAAIRGSRRSNPATYTGLLDPIRKAFAKANGVKPALFSANSEGACPTCNGAGVIYTDLAMMAGVASVCEDCEGRRFQAAVLEYRLGGRDISEVLAMSVTQAEEFFADGEARTPAAHAVLRRLADVGLGYLSLGQPLTTLSGGERQRLKLATHMAAKGGVYVLDEPTTGLHLADVEQLLGLLDRLVDSGKSVIVIEHHQAVMAHADWIIDLGPGAGHDGGRIVFEGTPADLVAARSTLTGEHLAAYVSR; from the coding sequence ATGAGCAGTGGCCCGACGCCGGCCGTGCCGCACGTCGCCGACCGGCACGACATGATCCGGGTGCACGGTGCCCGGGAGAACAACCTGCGCAACATCGACGTCGAGCTGCCGAAACGTCGGCTGACCGTGTTCACCGGGGTCTCCGGTTCGGGCAAGAGCTCCCTGGTGTTCGGCACCATCGCCGCGGAATCGCAGCGGTTGATCAACGAGACGTACAGCGCCTTCGTGCAGGGGTTCATGCCGACGCAGTCCCGGCCCGACGTCGACGTGCTCGACGGACTGACCACCGCGATCATCGTCGACCAGGAGCGGATGGGCGGCGACGCCCGCTCCACGGTCGGTACCGCGACCGACGCCAACGCGATGCTGCGGATCCTGTTCAGCCGGCTCGGTCAGCCGCAGATCGGCCCGCCCAGCGCATTCTCCTTCAACGTCGCGTCGGTGCGCGGCAGCGGCGCGATCACCGTCGACCGGGGCGCGAACAGCAAGGCGGTCAAGGCGACGTACAGCCGGCTCGGCGGGATGTGCCCACGCTGCGAGGGCCGGGGCACGGTCACCGACTTCGACCTGACCGCGCTCTACGACGACAGCAAGTCGATCAACGAGGGTGCGCTGACCATCCCCGGCTTCAGCACCGAGGGCTGGTACGCCCGGATCTACGCCGGCAGCGGCTTCCTCGACCCGGACAAGCCGATCAGCAGGTTTACCAAGAAGGAACTCGACGCGCTGCTGTACAAGGAGCCGACCCGGATCAAGGTCGACAACATCAACGTGACGTACGAGGGGCTGATCCCCCGGATCCAGAAGTCGTTCCTGGCCAAGGACGTCGACGCGATGCAGCCGCACATCCGGGCCTTCGTCGAACGGGCGATCACCTTCACCACCTGCCCGGAGTGCGCCGGCACCCGGCTGACCGAGGCCGCCCGGTCGTCGAAGATCGGCGGGATCAGCATCGCCGACGCCTGCCGGATGCAGATCAGCGACCTCGCCGAGTGGGTACGGGGCCTCTCCGAGCCCTCGGTCGCGCCGCTGCTGGCGTCGCTGCGGCACACCCTCGACTCGTTCGTCGAGATCGGCCTCGGCTACCTCAGCCTGGACCGCCCGTCCGGCACCCTCTCCGGCGGCGAGGCGCAGCGCACCAAGATGATCCGCCATCTCGGCTCGTCGCTGACCGACGTCACGTACGTCTTCGACGAGCCGACGATCGGACTGCACCCGCACGACATCGCCCGGATGAACGACCTGCTGCTGCGGCTGCGGGACAAGGGAAACACGGTGCTCGTCGTGGAGCACAAGCCGGAGACGATCGCGATCGCCGACCACGTCGTGGACCTCGGCCCCGGGGCCGGCACGGCCGGCGGCCAGGTGGTGTTCGAGGGGACCGTCGACGGGCTCCGGGCCAGCGGCACGCTCACCGGTCGCCACCTCGACGACCGGGCCACCCTCAAGGAGAAGGTCCGGATCCCGACCGGCACGCTGGCGGTACGCGGTGCGAAGGCGAACAACCTGCGCGACGTCGACGTCGACATCCCGCTCGGCGTACTGGTCGTGGTGACCGGGGTCGCCGGATCGGGCAAGAGTTCCCTGATCCACGGTTCGATCCCGCCGGGTGAGGGCGTGGTGTCGATCGACCAGGCCGCGATCCGGGGCTCCCGGCGCAGCAACCCTGCGACGTACACCGGTCTGCTCGATCCGATCCGTAAGGCGTTCGCCAAGGCCAACGGGGTGAAGCCGGCGTTGTTCAGCGCCAACTCCGAAGGCGCCTGCCCGACCTGCAACGGCGCCGGGGTCATCTACACCGACCTGGCGATGATGGCCGGGGTGGCGTCGGTATGCGAGGACTGCGAGGGCCGCCGGTTCCAGGCGGCGGTCCTGGAGTACCGGCTCGGTGGCCGCGACATCAGCGAGGTGCTGGCGATGTCGGTGACGCAGGCCGAGGAGTTCTTCGCCGACGGCGAGGCCCGTACGCCGGCCGCTCACGCCGTACTGCGCCGGCTCGCCGACGTCGGGCTCGGCTATCTCAGCCTTGGCCAACCGTTGACCACGCTGTCCGGCGGCGAGCGGCAGCGGCTGAAGCTGGCCACCCACATGGCGGCCAAGGGCGGCGTGTACGTCCTCGACGAGCCGACCACCGGCCTGCACCTCGCCGACGTCGAGCAACTGCTGGGCCTGTTGGACCGGCTCGTCGACTCCGGCAAGTCGGTGATCGTCATCGAGCACCACCAGGCGGTGATGGCGCACGCCGACTGGATCATCGACCTCGGCCCGGGCGCCGGTCACGACGGCGGCCGGATCGTCTTCGAGGGCACCCCCGCCGATCTGGTCGCGGCCCGGTCCACCCTGACCGGCGAGCACCTCGCGGCGTACGTCAGCCGCTGA
- a CDS encoding VOC family protein, producing the protein MDITIHSTFLPHDDPDAALAFYRDLLGFEVRNDVGYEGMRWITVGPAGQPGTSAIVLHPPAVDPGITDDERRVVTEMMAKGTYAGILLATDDLDGVFERLQSADADIVQEPTDQPYGVRDCAVRDPAGNLIRIQQRS; encoded by the coding sequence ATGGACATCACGATTCATTCGACCTTCCTTCCACACGACGATCCGGACGCGGCGCTGGCCTTCTACCGCGATCTGCTCGGCTTCGAGGTCCGCAACGACGTCGGCTACGAGGGCATGCGCTGGATCACCGTGGGGCCCGCCGGCCAGCCCGGCACCAGCGCCATCGTGCTGCACCCGCCGGCGGTCGATCCGGGAATCACCGACGACGAACGGCGCGTCGTCACCGAGATGATGGCCAAGGGCACGTACGCCGGCATCCTGCTGGCCACCGACGACCTCGACGGCGTCTTCGAACGGCTACAGTCGGCCGACGCCGACATCGTCCAGGAGCCGACCGACCAGCCGTACGGAGTCCGCGACTGCGCCGTCCGCGATCCCGCCGGCAACCTGATCCGTATCCAGCAGCGCAGTTGA
- a CDS encoding helix-turn-helix transcriptional regulator, with the protein MTSSTAATRRLRDLALLRRVRDRIDREYARPLDVETLARGVHMSAGHLSREFRAAYGESPYSYLMTRRVERAMALLRRGDMTVTDVCFAVGCSSLGTFTTRFTELVGSPPGAYRRQATRATAGIPSCVAKQVTRPVRNPAPVRNQEVRPGRSPLP; encoded by the coding sequence GTGACCAGCAGCACCGCGGCGACACGCCGGCTCCGCGACCTCGCTCTCCTGCGCCGGGTCCGGGACCGGATCGACCGGGAGTACGCCCGACCGCTCGACGTCGAGACGCTGGCCCGGGGCGTGCACATGTCCGCCGGCCATCTGAGCCGGGAGTTCCGGGCGGCGTACGGGGAGTCGCCGTACTCGTACCTGATGACCCGCCGGGTCGAACGGGCGATGGCGTTGCTACGGCGTGGTGACATGACTGTCACCGATGTCTGTTTCGCCGTGGGTTGTTCCTCGCTCGGTACGTTCACCACCCGGTTCACCGAACTGGTCGGTTCGCCGCCGGGTGCCTACCGCCGACAGGCCACCCGCGCCACCGCCGGGATTCCGTCGTGCGTGGCCAAGCAGGTGACCCGGCCGGTCAGGAATCCGGCACCGGTCAGGAATCAAGAAGTCCGGCCGGGTCGATCGCCACTACCGTGA